Part of the Crossiella cryophila genome, GATTTCCCGCGCAGCCAGGCGTTGCGGCCCGATCCACTGGTCAACCGGGCCGGACTGTCCACAGTGGACATGAACGCGGTGCTGTGCCCCGGCGAGAGCTGCCCTGCGGTGCGCCAGGGCGTGCTGCTCTACCGGGACGATTCGCACCTGACCGCCACCGCGGTCGCGCTACTCGGTCGCCGGGTGGAGAAAACCCTTCAGCGCCAAGGACTTCTGCCGCCGGTGTGGCAGCAGGTCTTCCGCGAGGACTTCGACGGCCCGGAGGGCTCCGCACCCGATCCGCAGCGCTGGCAGCACGCCACCGGCACCTGCCACCCTGGCTGCCCGGCCCCGCAGTGGGGCACCGGCGAGATCGAGACCATGACCGACTCGACCGACAACGTGCGGCACAACGGCAAGGGACAGCTGGCCATCACCCCGATCCGGGCCAACGGCCAGTGGACTTCGGGCAGGCTGGAATCCCGGCGCACCGACTTCCGCGCGCCCGCCGGCGGCCTGCTCCGGGTGGAGGCGGTGCTCAAGCTGCCCGAGGTGGGCAAGGCCGACGGCGCCGGGTACTGGCCGGCGTTCTGGCTGCTCGGCGACGGGGTGCGGCGGGACAACACCGGCTGGCCGGGCGTCGGCGAGATCGACGTGCTGGAGTCGGTGAACGGCCGCGAGTCGGTGTTCGGCACCTTCCACTGCGGCGCGATGCCCGGCGGCCCGTGCCAGGAGCCGATGGGCCTGGGCAGCGGGGAAACCCCGTGTGTGGACTGCCAGCGGGACTTCCACCGGTACGCGATCGAACTGGACCAGGCCAAGGGCGAGATCCGCTGGTACCTGGACGGGCGGCAGACCTTCGCGATCACCCGCGACCGGGTGGGCGAACCGGCCTGGCGGCAGGCCACCGACCACGGGTTCTTCCTGATCCTCAACGTGGCCATCGGCGGCCGCCTGGCCGGGGATCCCAACGCCGCCACCGCCTCCGGCCGGCCGATGCTGATCGACTCGGTGACCGTGGCTACCGGCTGAGCGCGCGCCAGCGGGCCGTCAGCGCCTTGATGGCCCGCCGGGCGGCGGCCGGACTCACCTGCTCGGGCAGGTCGATGGTCAGCTTGGCCGCGGCCTCGGCCAGCGCCCGGTGCCCGGCCGTGCCGAGCAGGGTGGCCAGGTCGATCCGCTGCAGCAGCTTCTTGGTGATCGGGCGCTTGGCGTCCCAGAACACCAGCGCGGACAACAGGGTCGCGGTGGTCCGGCCGCGCAGCAACGCGGTCAGCACCGCGGCCTCGGCCAGGTCGGCGCAGGAGAGGAAGTAGCAGGTGTCATCCAGCAGCACCGGCCGGTCCCCGATTGGCGCGACCAGCCGGAACTCCACCTTCTTGTACATCCCGGAGATGGCCACCTTGTACGGCGCGAAGGTGTACTCGCCGATGCCGAACACGCTGAACCGCGGCCGGGCGCGGTAGATCGCCGACCGCCGGTTGTCCAGCGCCTCGGCGTGCGCGAGCAGGTAGCGCCACAGCTTCGGCGCGGTGCCGGCCAGCGCGGCGGTGTCCTCGCCGAGGCTGCGCTGCGGCAGCACCAGCCTGCGCCGGGCGGTGGTGGTGTTGCCGTGCACCAGGTCCGAACTCTTGAGCAGCGGGTAGAGGTGCTCGTCCTCGATCGGCGCCGGACCGGTCAGCTCCATCACCGCGGTGGCGTCGTGCTTGACCCCCTGCCGCCACTCCAGCTGGCAGGCCCCGTCCGCCTCGGCGGTCCGGTCGTACGCCTCGACATCGGCCACCAGCTTGCCGCGGACCAGGCCGAAATGCCGGGAAGGCGTTGCCGCGTCGAGGGAATCGTAGAGCGCGCAGGTGTACTCGCCTGGCGTGTCACCGAGCCGGAGGGTGAGCAGACCGGCGTCCACGTTGGCCCCGAACCAGCGGTGCGAGTCGATCAGCCGCAGGGTGGCCGCCTCGACCGGGATCTCCTGCTCGGCGCAGTGCCCGAGGATGTTGCGGGCCACCTGGGTCTTGCACAGCAGCGCGATGGTCGGCCGGTGCGCGCGCAGTTCGCCGAGCAGCTTCTGCCAGATGTACTCGGCCACGTCGAAGTTGGACTCACCGGTGCGCGCGGCCATCCCCGGCCGGTTCCTGGTGTTGGCCTTGACCGGCACGTTCGCCGACCCGAACCGGGTCAGATCGGCCATGGTCACCCAGGGCGGATTGCCCAGCACCAGCAGTTCGCCCCCGGCCACCCAGGGCAGGTCGGCGCCCAGGTCCAGGCCGAACACGCACTGCTCGCGGATGTCACCGTGCGCCCTGGCCAGTTCGGCGTGCGCGGGCTGGATCTCCACCCCGATCCGTTGCGGCACACCCAGTTCGGCCGCGGCGGCCAGGAAACTGCCGGTGCCGCAGGTCGGTTCCAGCACCTTGCGGTAGTCCCGCGGCGGCAGCGTGGCCACCACCGCGCGAGCCAGCGTCAGCGGGGTCTGGAAGTCACCGAACTCGTTGTTGGGCAAGAAGGGTCCGCCATTCTCGGTCAAGCAGACCGTAGTGCACGTCGTCGGCGAAACCGTCCCCTTCCCACCACGCCTCGCGGTGCCGTCCCTCCTCGGTGAACCCGGCGGCCAGCGCCGCCTTCTGCATCGGCACGTTGCGCACCCCGGTGACCAGCCGGACCCGGTGCAGCCCGAGCACGAAGAAGGCGTAGTGGCAGACCACCCGCAGCGCGTCGGTGGACAGCCCGCGGCCGCGGAAGTCCGACCGCAGCCCGATGCCGATCTCGCCGTTGCGGTGGTGGTAGTCGATCGCCCACAACGTCACCGACCCGGCCAGCTCCCCGTTCTCCTCGATCGCGAACGTCGCGCTCTTGGGCAGCGGTTTGGACCAGTGGTCATCCACCGGCTCCCAGCTGGCCAGCACCGTCTCCATCGGCACCGGGAACCAGGGGGCGGAGGAACTGAGCATGAAACCGGGCACGTCCGCGCGTTGCTCGGCGAAGAGCACCGCGATGTCTTCCTTGGTGCAGGGCCGGAGCACGACCTTCTCGCCACGCAGCATTGGCCGAGGCTAACTCCGGCGACCGGTCGTGGCCTCCTATTTTCCGGCCGGACACCGGGCCGGGTGGATCGGCGAACACCGACCGTGCCCGCCGGTTACCGTGGTCGGGTGAGTGTCCAGGACAACCCGCAGCACCGGCTGCCCGGCGTGCACGAGGCGCTGCTGCCCCGTGAGCACGCGCTGCACCGGCCGCGGCACGGCCACCGCCAGCGCACCGCGCTGACCACGGCCGGGATCTTCTTCCTGACCCCGCTGCTGGTCTGGGTGCTGGGCGCCCGGCCGGAGGCGTTCGAGAACCGGCCGCTGGCGGAGTTCCCGAGCCTGGGCGACGGCTGGGGCTTCTTCACCGGCCTGTCCCAGTGGGCCACCGACCACCTGGTCTTCCGGCAGGACGCGGTGCGCGCCGCCGACGGGATCAGCGAGGGGCTCTTCGGCGAGTCCGCCCCACTGGACCGCGGCCAGCAGCAGGGCCCGGTGCCGGGCAACCAGACCAGCTCGCCGCAGCCGCAGCCGAACGCGCCGGACCAGCCGGTCCCGGTGGACCAGCAGACGGTGCTGCCCGGCTTCACCAAGGTCATCCAGGGCAAGGACGACTGGCTCTACTTCGGCCTGGACATGCAGGCCAAGTGCGTGCCGGACAAGCCGCTGGACGAGGTGCTCCTCCGGCTGCGCAAGCTGCGTGCGGTGGTGGAGTCCTCCGGCCGGGCCTTCATCCTGATGATCCCGCCGGACAAGAGCACCATGGAGCCGGGCTACCTGCCGGAGGCCTACGGCGGCAAGGACTGCGCGAACGCGGCTGGCACCGCGTTCTGGAACCGGTTCAGCGTCGAACCCGGCGTGCTGGACCTGCGGCCCATCCTGAACGAGACCAAGCAGCGGCTGGGACGGCCGGTCTACCACAAGGACGACACGCACTGGAGTGACGAAGGCGCGGTCTCCGCGGTGCGCTCACTCAGCGAGCGGCTCAACCCAGGGGTCACCAAGCCCTGGTCGATCTCGCTCGGCGTGCCCTACAGCGGGCCAGGCGACCTGGCGCTGATGTCCGGCAAGCGGGGCAAGGTGGCCGGGTTCCGGTACGAGATCCGCCCGGACGGCGCCGAGGACCGGGTGAAGTCGCTGGACAGCAAGTTCACCGAGCCGGAGCGGGTGACCTCCAAGGAGATCCCCGGTGTGGTCGGCGGCCAGGTGATGATCTTCGGCGACTCGTTCCTGGAGTCCACCGGCCGGTACCTGCACGCCGCGCTGGCCAACTTCACCGCCTACCACTACGGCCACGCGGTCAAGGATCCGGCGCGCTCGGGCCGGCTGGCCGCCAACAACGACGTGGTCGTCTTCGAGGCCGTCGAGCGCAACCTCACCAGCGGCACCGCGGGCTTCCTCAGCAACGAGTTCATCGACGCCTTCGGCAAGGAACTGGCGGCAAAACCCCGGCCCAGGTAGGGGAAAGTCCCCAGGCGGTTCGGGGGCTCAGACCTGGTGTGCGCGCCGGAGTGGCCCGGCAGGCTGGGCGTATGAAGATCACTGGGGTGAAGGCGGTCGCCGCGGTCGGCGCGGCGGTCGTGCTGGCCGGGCTGCCGATGGCGGCGCAGGCAGGCGAATCGGGCCGGGGGACGCTGTTGTCGGCGACCTCGGTCGGTGGGGTCGAGGCGACGGCGATGCCGGGGTACCTGGCCAGGTTCAACCTGTCCTCGCCGCTGGCCACCCGCGGGGTGGACGGGTTCCGGATCGAGTACAAAACCGTTGACGCGCAAGGGAAACCCACCACGGCGACCGGGCTGGTGGCGGTGCCGCGGGGAGCGGGGCGGGAGCTGAACGCGGTCACCTGGTTGCACGGCACCCAGGTCTACCGGGGTGAGCAGGCATCGGTGCGGGCCGAGAGCGGGGACCGGGCGACCAGCTACCTGTTCGCCTCGGCCGGGAACCTGGCGGTCGCGCCGGACTACCTGGGGCTGGGGCAGGGCGCGGGGTACCACCCGTACATGCAGAACGGCCCGCTGATCACCGCGAGCGCCGACGCGGTGCGCGCGGCCCGGACGCTGGTGCGGCGGCAGGGGATCGCGGTGGACCGGCGGTTGCTGGTGACCGGGTTCTCCCAGGGTGGGTCGGGGGCGATGGCCTTCGGGCAGGCGTTGTAGCAGGGGC contains:
- a CDS encoding alginate O-acetyltransferase AlgX-related protein, whose protein sequence is MSVQDNPQHRLPGVHEALLPREHALHRPRHGHRQRTALTTAGIFFLTPLLVWVLGARPEAFENRPLAEFPSLGDGWGFFTGLSQWATDHLVFRQDAVRAADGISEGLFGESAPLDRGQQQGPVPGNQTSSPQPQPNAPDQPVPVDQQTVLPGFTKVIQGKDDWLYFGLDMQAKCVPDKPLDEVLLRLRKLRAVVESSGRAFILMIPPDKSTMEPGYLPEAYGGKDCANAAGTAFWNRFSVEPGVLDLRPILNETKQRLGRPVYHKDDTHWSDEGAVSAVRSLSERLNPGVTKPWSISLGVPYSGPGDLALMSGKRGKVAGFRYEIRPDGAEDRVKSLDSKFTEPERVTSKEIPGVVGGQVMIFGDSFLESTGRYLHAALANFTAYHYGHAVKDPARSGRLAANNDVVVFEAVERNLTSGTAGFLSNEFIDAFGKELAAKPRPR
- a CDS encoding SAM-dependent DNA methyltransferase, whose amino-acid sequence is MPNNEFGDFQTPLTLARAVVATLPPRDYRKVLEPTCGTGSFLAAAAELGVPQRIGVEIQPAHAELARAHGDIREQCVFGLDLGADLPWVAGGELLVLGNPPWVTMADLTRFGSANVPVKANTRNRPGMAARTGESNFDVAEYIWQKLLGELRAHRPTIALLCKTQVARNILGHCAEQEIPVEAATLRLIDSHRWFGANVDAGLLTLRLGDTPGEYTCALYDSLDAATPSRHFGLVRGKLVADVEAYDRTAEADGACQLEWRQGVKHDATAVMELTGPAPIEDEHLYPLLKSSDLVHGNTTTARRRLVLPQRSLGEDTAALAGTAPKLWRYLLAHAEALDNRRSAIYRARPRFSVFGIGEYTFAPYKVAISGMYKKVEFRLVAPIGDRPVLLDDTCYFLSCADLAEAAVLTALLRGRTTATLLSALVFWDAKRPITKKLLQRIDLATLLGTAGHRALAEAAAKLTIDLPEQVSPAAARRAIKALTARWRALSR
- a CDS encoding GNAT family N-acetyltransferase, with protein sequence MLRGEKVVLRPCTKEDIAVLFAEQRADVPGFMLSSSAPWFPVPMETVLASWEPVDDHWSKPLPKSATFAIEENGELAGSVTLWAIDYHHRNGEIGIGLRSDFRGRGLSTDALRVVCHYAFFVLGLHRVRLVTGVRNVPMQKAALAAGFTEEGRHREAWWEGDGFADDVHYGLLDREWRTLLAQQRVR
- a CDS encoding alpha/beta hydrolase family protein, which codes for MKITGVKAVAAVGAAVVLAGLPMAAQAGESGRGTLLSATSVGGVEATAMPGYLARFNLSSPLATRGVDGFRIEYKTVDAQGKPTTATGLVAVPRGAGRELNAVTWLHGTQVYRGEQASVRAESGDRATSYLFASAGNLAVAPDYLGLGQGAGYHPYMQNGPLITASADAVRAARTLVRRQGIAVDRRLLVTGFSQGGSGAMAFGQAL